In Synechococcus sp. CB0101, a genomic segment contains:
- a CDS encoding DUF1232 domain-containing protein: MAKSTNVVDAEVLGSTEVDEGALRRLLRRAGRTLARPALECLELLLDANTPPQVRVTMLAALTYLLLPLDLIPDFIPAAGFSDDLVALTALLGLCSTHINDTIRLRAQRKLDRWFPLGR; this comes from the coding sequence ATGGCCAAGTCCACCAACGTTGTTGATGCCGAGGTGCTCGGCAGTACGGAAGTGGATGAGGGGGCCTTGCGCCGCTTGCTGCGCCGTGCGGGCCGAACCCTTGCCCGTCCCGCCCTCGAGTGCCTCGAGTTGCTGCTCGATGCCAACACCCCACCGCAGGTGCGGGTGACGATGCTCGCAGCCCTCACCTATCTGCTCTTGCCGCTGGATTTGATTCCTGATTTCATTCCAGCCGCAGGCTTCAGCGATGACCTGGTGGCCCTCACTGCCTTGCTTGGCTTGTGCAGCACCCACATCAACGACACGATTCGGTTGCGGGCACAGCGCAAACTGGATCGCTGGTTTCCCCTGGGACGCTGA
- a CDS encoding phosphate-starvation-inducible PsiE family protein, which yields MRLFDDRSFLRAITAFERALAKVLSVVLTAVLVVATLQLILFLGSDLLDLNVNWTGEGLIRLLDQVLVILIALEVLQNLTAYMREHVVQIELVLVTALTAVARKVIVMPPGVQKNPADLIGLGFAVLSLAGAYWLVRQSHVRRLPTRREQAREFLDGDLSSRPDDAGGG from the coding sequence ATGCGTTTGTTTGACGATCGATCCTTCCTGCGGGCGATCACAGCTTTTGAGCGTGCCCTGGCCAAGGTGCTCTCCGTGGTGCTCACCGCCGTGTTGGTGGTTGCGACCCTGCAGCTCATCTTGTTTCTCGGCAGTGATCTCCTCGATCTCAATGTCAATTGGACGGGCGAGGGCTTGATTCGTCTGTTGGATCAGGTGCTGGTGATCCTGATCGCCCTGGAGGTGCTCCAGAACCTCACCGCCTACATGCGGGAGCATGTGGTGCAGATCGAGCTGGTGTTGGTCACGGCTCTCACGGCGGTGGCCCGCAAGGTGATCGTGATGCCGCCCGGCGTGCAAAAGAATCCCGCGGATCTGATCGGTTTGGGATTTGCGGTGTTGTCGTTGGCCGGTGCTTATTGGCTGGTGCGCCAATCCCACGTCAGGCGTCTGCCCACCAGAAGAGAGCAAGCCAGAGAGTTCCTGGATGGGGATCTGTCGTCACGACCCGATGACGCCGGTGGGGGCTGA